One Gemmatimonadaceae bacterium genomic window, GTCGCGCCCATTGACGTTGAGTGTGACGCTTTGCGCGTTCAGCGTCGAGCGCTCAGCGTTGAGCGCGGCGGCGCGCTCGGCGTGGGCTTCGAGTGGACGGAGGACCAGCGCGAAGGCGGCGGCGAGCGTCGTCGCGACGAAGTCTCGGCGCGTCCACGACAAATCGTGCGCGCACTTGTGGCCGTCGCCGTAGTCGTTGTCGTTAGGCTCGGCCACGAATGGTGCGGCCACCGCGCTGATCGCTCGCGCCACTTCGACGGGGTTCGCGAGCGATATCGGGCCGACCTGCGACCAGCGGACGATGCCGTCCGCATCGATGACGAACACGGCCGATTCGCTGCCGGCGCCAAATCGCCGCGCGATGCTCGCGTCGGACGAGCTCAGCACTGGCAGCGAGATTGCACCGTCACTGAAAGTGAGGCTTCGCCAGGGGTCGCCGCCGCCGATCTCGAGAAGGCGCGCACCCGCGACGCCTCCGAGGCTCGCGACGAGTCGATTGTACGTCTCGATGTACTCGGCGCGCGCCGGATCCCAGTGAGCGCCGTGGAAGGCGATGACGACGGGCGAGCCGCGGAAATCGGACAGCCTGAGGCGGCCCGTACCGCTAGTCAGCTCGAAGTCCGGCGCGGCGTC contains:
- a CDS encoding 2Fe-2S iron-sulfur cluster-binding protein gives rise to the protein MRSLIDREPVAPCAAGDVIEPGDAAPDFELTSGTGRLRLSDFRGSPVVIAFHGAHWDPARAEYIETYNRLVASLGGVAGARLLEIGGGDPWRSLTFSDGAISLPVLSSSDASIARRFGAGSESAVFVIDADGIVRWSQVGPISLANPVEVARAISAVAAPFVAEPNDNDYGDGHKCAHDLSWTRRDFVATTLAAAFALVLRPLEAHAERAAALNAERSTLNAQSVTLNVNGRDLTLDVEPRVTLLDALREYAGLTGTKKGCDHGQCGACTVHVDGRRELSCMTFAVMQEGHRITTIEGLASGERLHPMQQAFITHDGFQCGYCTSGQIMSAVGVLDEPWGPGDDDVREAMSGNICRCGAYPGIVAAVQEVRRAQASNGGGRTQ